Part of the Mangifera indica cultivar Alphonso chromosome 4, CATAS_Mindica_2.1, whole genome shotgun sequence genome, atatttccTTTTGTCTTACATATATCCTTTCAATTTCACGGAAGTGATATATATTGAAACTATTTTGTCAACACTAGTTGCTCTTATGTGATACATGTAACCACTACTATACAGACTAGAACTTTTTACCTGACTGGGCTTAGCACAGTTGCAGTACCAGATTTTATTGCTTTTTCTTGGTTGTTGTAAAAAGCTATGTTTCTATAATCCATCAaagttcattttcattttagaaTGTATGATCTTGTGAATTTCTATAGATGGTTGCAACTTTGTTAGTGCAAATGGAAACATACACAAGAAAAGCAGTAGGTGATTAATAGCTTTTCACTTTGTGTATTAAACCATTTTATAAAACCTGTTTGCAAAAAGTTTAGAGAGCAATGTGAATAGAATCAAAGAACCTAAGGCATAGATATAAATTTGGAGAGTTTTTCGAGTGAGTGCTAACTGAATCAATATCCAGCAGTCCAAGTTTCATGATGCCtatcaacaaaaaattattgcatgTTGAAGCATCCCTGTTGCACACAGTCCTCGATGAAAAGTGATTACagtgtaattataataattatagaaaagAATCATGCAAATTTTTACCACCACCCGACCATGATGGCATTCATCTATTTCAGGAATAAGGGGTTTGATGAAGTTTCCTGCACACTACCTATTATGTTTTGGTGCTGTGTCCATATCAAAGCTACATCATATGActgttctttttaatttaatgttttgtaGTTGGACCTGCCCACGGTTTGTGAACcgtcggttcacggttcgaaaacataaggaccctgaaccaaAACCGTAACAAGACGGTTCTGGTTCATGGCCCCAGTTTGAAACCGATATtaaaccgtcaattctaatacatgatcttgatttaatttttaaattattaattacaataattgaaaattaaaataaatgtttggacttaatttttcaattgagcttcctacgtatcttcttggggtttagaagaatcaaagtctacgttgatgttgttgttgttgttgttccacctcttcatattggctttcactttcttgtgttgaaaaatcatttgtaagttgattttcattcacatttgatatatgtaaatattgactaaatctcctattaccggaagaatttttactatttgtcattttttgataataaataaaattaattatagaaataaattatattattaattataaaagataataaataaataataaataaaattaattatagaaaaaattaattatagaaataaattctataattaattatgaattgtataataaaaattgaaattgaaattaataaaaaattaagaaagaatttaattaaatttaagaaaatttgattgaattgaaagattgagagggtattaagagttgaaagaataagaatgagagtttgaaggattgaatgAGAGAGTGGagtgattgaaatttgagagagtgaaatttaaaggggtatatataagaaaaaatctttttgaaaaaaattaaaaatagagagggtgaattgagattttaaaaattgcaggggacttCCCTGCAACTTCTCTGAATCCCCttcaagccaacggttccctgcgcagagaaccgttggctttttaaaaaaaattcaaaaaaattcaaattttttcagttcagcacagtaaaccgccggttcataaaccgggtGTGAATCGGCGGTTTCACGGTTTCAATTTATGTAAACCGGAACCAAACCATAGAACCCCgatttcggttccggttcagtcCGGTTCTGGTTCCGGTTTTGTCTGGACCGATTTCAGTCCGGTTCATGGGCCAAACCGGCCTGTGGCCAGGTCTATTTGTagtgattgattattattattattattttgtttcacTGATTTGGTTTTCACATTCTATTTGGGAGAGATATGTTCTAAGAACACAGTTTTTCTCCGAAGAAACAGAGTACCAAGTTCCAAATCAtgacttaatttatattatttggaaTAGAAAAACAAGCACTTCTGCACTTTGATTGTGGTATATTGAAATGCTTTTTTTGTATAACTAACAGTGATTACATTCTTATAGGCATGAAAAGTATGTGACTCAGTACAGGGCAGTTTTTGTTGTTAACTGTAAGATAGGAAGCGGCCAAGTAGAGCAAATTACTCCAACACCAAAACGAGGCAAAAGAGGAAGGGAATCTAATGAGAGTGAAGTGAATCCTTCTTCTGATGAAATATTCAAGCCAGTTTTCTGTGCAGTTTGCTCAACACATGTGGGTGTTATTGATGAAGATGAGGTCTATCATTTTTTCAATGTTCTTCCAAGTGAGTCTTGATCTGTTTACTGTTGTTAGCCATGCGCAGGAAGAGTTTTCTTGTTCCACTTCAATTAACACTAGGAATTTCATTGTGACAGGATATTGTTGAATCaatgtataataatatacttATATCACATATTAAGGGGAATCTCTTAGCTCTTATATCCTACTTTAGGTAGAGATGGCAATGGGGTAAGGCGGGGCCAGATTTCGCATTCCCTGTCCCCATAAGAGCGAAACTTTCCCCTTCCCCACTATGGGGGTGACATTAGGGGGAAATATGCATCCCTGCCCCCAACCCATTACCTGGAACTATAGGATGAGAGAATAGTTGATTTGACAAATCAGTGTAAGGAGGGTAAGGTTAAAGAAGCAATTGAATATATGGGTCATTGTGCCTTTTGTTGGTTATGATGTGTT contains:
- the LOC123214215 gene encoding E2F-associated phosphoprotein-like, translated to MEGDGKRERMDMDMDSPTNSQQTVSDDDEIDYSVKPEFYDSGADDKDELWVQKQRKGHGSDAILSCPACFTTLCLQCQRHEKYVTQYRAVFVVNCKIGSGQVEQITPTPKRGKRGRESNESEVNPSSDEIFKPVFCAVCSTHVGVIDEDEVYHFFNVLPSES